From a single Lolium rigidum isolate FL_2022 chromosome 7, APGP_CSIRO_Lrig_0.1, whole genome shotgun sequence genomic region:
- the LOC124669504 gene encoding dirigent protein 5-like, whose product MQGLIATASSRIVLAIFLLGLAAGAAAAADGRRWHVSSSPEEPCKKMTLYYHDILYNGANNSANATSAPATKPTVLSTVINPNGTYFGMLVVFDDPVTEGKALPVAGEEPAARAQGFYFYNMKQTTSAWFAFTLVFNSTESKGTLNLMGADLMDEKTRDFSVVGGTGDFFMARGIATIRTDVIEGFYYFRLQMDIKLYECYV is encoded by the coding sequence ATGCAAGGCCTCATTGCCACGGCATCTTCCAGGATCGTGCTCGCGATCTTCCTGCTCGGCTTGGCGGctggtgccgccgccgccgccgacggccggAGGTGGCACGTCTCCAGCAGCCCCGAAGAGCCGTGCAAGAAGATGACGCTCTACTACCACGACATCCTCTACAACGGTGCTAACAACTCCGCAAACGCGACGTCGGCGCCGGCAACGAAACCGACGGTGCTGAGCACCGTGATCAACCCCAACGGCACCTACTTCGGCATGCTGGTGGTGTTCGACGACCCGGTAACAGAGGGCAAGGCGCTGCCAGTGGCCGGGGAGGAGCCGGCGGCACGCGCTCAGGGGTTCTACTTCTACAACATGAAGCAGACGACCAGCGCGTGGTTCGCCTTCACCCTCGTGTTCAACTCCACGGAGTCTAAGGGCACCCTCAACCTCATGGGCGCCGACCTCATGGACGAGAAGACGCGCGACTTTTCCGTCGTCGGCGGCACCGGCGACTTCTTCATGGCTCGCGGCATCGCCACCATCCGCACCGACGTCATCGAGGGCTTCTACTACTTCCGCCTGCAGATGGACATCAAGCTCTACGAGTGCTACGTCTGA
- the LOC124674711 gene encoding dirigent protein 5-like: MQGLALTASSSKIVLAMFLLGLAAGAAAADGRRRHVSRSPEEPCKKMTLYYHDILYNGVNNSANATAAPATKPTVLSTVINPNGTYFGMLVVFDDPVTEGKALPVAGEEPAARAQGFYFYNMKQTTSAWFAFTLVFNSTESKGTLNLMGADLMDEKTRDFSVVGGTGDFFMARGVATIRTDVIEGFYYFRLQMDIKLYECYV; this comes from the coding sequence ATGCAAGGCCTCGCGCTCACCGCATCCTCCAGCAAGATCGTGCTCGCGATGTTCCTGCTCGGCTTGGCGGctggtgccgccgccgccgacggccggAGGCGGCACGTCTCCAGAAGCCCCGAAGAGCCGTGTAAGAAGATGACGCTCTACTACCACGACATCCTCTACAACGGCGTCAACAACTCAGCAaacgcgacggcggcgccggcaaCGAAACCGACGGTGCTGAGCACCGTGATCAACCCCAACGGCACCTACTTCGGCATGCTGGTGGTGTTCGACGACCCGGTAACAGAGGGCAAGGCGCTGCCAGTGGCCGGGGAGGAGCCGGCGGCACGCGCTCAAGGGTTCTACTTCTATAACATGAAGCAGACGACCAGCGCGTGGTTCGCCTTCACCCTCGTGTTCAACTCCACGGAGTCTAAGGGCACCCTCAACCTCATGGGCGCCGACCTCATGGACGAGAAGACGCGCGACTTCTCCGTCGTCGGTGGCACCGGCGACTTCTTCATGGCGCGCGGCGTGGCCACCATCCGCACCGACGTCATCGAGGGCTTCTACTACTTCCGCCTGCAGATGGACATCAAGCTCTACGAGTGCTACGTCTGA